The segment CTGGGGTGAGCtggactgggggcagggggtgggtggccTGAGCTCCGTCCTGTCTGCAGATCCCCCAGACCCTCCAAAGCTGTCAGCCCTCCTGGATGTGGGCCAGGGCCACGTGGCTGTGTTCATCTGCACTGTGGACAGTCGGCCCGTGGCCCGGCTGGCCCTGTTCCACGGGGAGCGCCTCCTGGCCACCAGCCTGGGGCCCCTGCTCCCATTCCATGGCCGCCTCCAGGTCAAAGCCACAGCCAACTCCCTGCAGCTAGAGGTCCGAGACTTGAGCCTTGGGGACTCTGGAAGCTACCGCTGTGAGGCCACCAATGTCCTCGGATCCACCAATACCTCCCTCTTCTTTCAGGTCCGAGGTGAGTGTCAGTTCTCTATGTGGGTAGGCCCACATGCCCTGGGGGCTGCTTTAGCCAGGCTTTGGGCTGGGTCATGTGGATTTTGGGTAGAGATGTGAGTCTTTTTCAGCCGTGGTTAGGGGAGTTTCTAGCCAGCCAGCAGGCCTCCCTTGGTCTCCAGCTAGATATTTTCCCCTGTAATCGCTGTGGCAACCACTAGAAGGCAGTGGCTATCGCCCGGCGTGGCTGGCTTGCTTGGAGCACTTGCAGAAACTTCTTTTATAGTAATACAATTTTGTTAtataacaagaattttttttaaagattttattgatttatttgacagagagagacacagcgagagagggaatacgagcagggggagtgggagagggagaagcaggcttcccgctgagcagggagcccgatgcggggctcgatcccaggaccccgggatcatgacccgagccgaaggcagacgcttaactgactgagccacccaggcacacacaGCCCCATTTCTTGGGCTCTCATGACTCGGAGCCTGGGTGCGGAGCTGAGCTGGGGAGGACTCAAGACCACACGGTGACTAGCCTTGGGTCATCCACGCTGGGTCCAGCTCACTATCAGGACAATGGCCCTTAGCATGACCTAAACCCTTCCCATTTCAGTGCTTTATGGGGTCAAACCAGCATCTGTCAGGAGCTAGCTTGTGCAGGCGCTGTCCCTGACACGGGGTTAGAGGTCACATAAGCTGGGCCTTCTGGTAGGTGAGATATGACTGACAGAGCGAAACTGTAGCTCGAGTTGGTGGGTGGTAAAGGCCAGGACAGACCCAGTGCAGGGGAGTTGGGAGCAGGACAGGAGGAGGCGTGGAGCTGAAGCGGGGCCCTTGGTGGTGGTCTGGTAGGGGGGCTGTGGCTCCAAGACATAGGATTGGGGCCCTggtgtggacacacacacagccccaggctgggggggagggtgtAGGGGAGGGCCCTCACCTGCTCTCGGTTTCTCCCTGCAGGAGCCTGGGTCCAGGTGTCACCATCACCCGAGCTCCAGGAAGGCCAGGCCGTGGTCTTGAGCTGCCAGGTGCCCACAGGGGTCCTGGAGGGGACCTCATACCTCTGGTATCAGGATGGCCAGCCCCTCCCGGAGTCAAACTCGGCCACGCTCCGCTTCGCAGCCATTACTCTGAGCCAAGCTGGGGCCTACCATTGCCAggcccaggctccaggctcagccacCATGAGCCTGGCCGCCCCTGTCAGCCTCCACGTGTCCTGTAAGTTTTCATCCCGTCCATGTTTCTTGGGGGGTGAAGGAAACAAGGGCACggcgggaggaggggctgggggagcccaggccctgggcactgcCTCCATGAGAGAGCACTAGATGAGGGACCAGGGGCCCTGACCACTCCCCGCTCCTGTAGATGCCCCTCGCCAGGCCACGCTCACCACCCTGATGGACACAGGCCCTGGGCGACTGGGCCTCCTCCTGTGCCGTGTGAACAGTGACCCTCCAGCCCACCTACGACTGCTCCACGGGGACCACCTCGTGGCCTCCACCCTACAAGGTGCAGGGGAGCTGGCAAGCAGCTCTCCCCGGCTGCAGGTTGCTGTGGCCCCCAGCAGGCTACGGCTGGAGATCCACGGTGCAGTGCTGGAGGATGAGGGCGTCTACACCTGCCAGGCCAACAACACCTTGGGCCAGGCTTCAGCCTCTGCCACCTTCGATGCCCAGGGTCAGTGTgagggtgtgagtgtgtgcatgggTGACTCCtttaagagaagagaggagactGGAGAGGGTTCTGGAAGCCTGAGGCACAGGAAGGCGGGCTGAACATAAGGACAGTCTCCGTTCGCAGCCTCCTTTAGGGCAGTCGACTCCAGACTTGGCTCTTATGGAAGAGCCTTTTTTAGAAACAGATGTTTGCCTGGACGTCCAGTGGATAAAGCTAATCAGAAATGGAGGGGGGTGTTCAAGGAGAAAACACCACAGGGCAGGGAGGCTTGCGTTCTCCCATGTGCCCACTAGGGTCAGGGAGGGCTCAGGGCACCCGGGGGCCCTGCAGAACCCTGCTTGGGACCACCTAAGAGATGGTGAGCTGTTTCCCAAGCTTGACCTCGAGCCCCCAGTAGGGGTGGGCCACCTGTGCCTCCCAGAGGCTGAGGGGCTTCCCTCCCTCATGGAGACAAGTGGCTTGCTTTACACAGCTTCACAGTCTCACTGGTGTCcctgtgccctcctccctccccagctgtgaGCGTGCAGGTGTGGCCCAGGGCCATCGTGCAGGAGGGGCAGTTGGTGAACTTGACCTGCCTCGTGTGGACCGCCAACCTGACCCAGCTCACCTACACATGGTACCGGGATGGGCAGCAACGCCCAGGTGCCCACTCCATCCTTCTGCCCAATGTCACAGTCACGGATGCTGCCTCCTACCGCTGTGGGGTGGTGACTCCGGGCCAGGCACCCCACCTCTCCAGACCTGTCACTCTGGATGTCCTCTGTGAGTTTGGTTGGATGCAGGGTGGGGCAAAAAGGAATGACGGCAGCCCACAGGGATCAAGGGCATGGCCAGAGCCCCAGAGATGTCCAACCCAGGAACTCAGTCCCCATCCATTCGATGAAGCCCGGGACAAGGAGGGCTGAGTCAGGGGTCAGAGGGGATAGGTTCATCCTGGGCAGAGGAGCATGGCCCCAGATTTGGCAATGGGGGGCCCGTGGGATGGGGAGCCAGGGCCCTCCTGGTTTGAAGGCCACCTGCCAACTGGCCTCCTCGTTGCGGTCTCTGAACCGTTTCTTTTGGTGTCCCTGTAGACGCACCCCGCAGCCTGCGCCTGACCTACCTCCTAGAGAGCCGCGGCGGACGGCTGGCCCAGGTACTGTGCACCGTGGACAGCCGCCCGCCCGCCCAGCTGGCCCTGAGCCGCGCTGGCCGCCTCCTGGCCTCCTCGACCACAGCCTCTGTCCCCAACGCCCTGCGCCTGGAGTTGTGGGAGCCCGGGCCCAGCGACGAGGGTCTCTACAGCTGCTCTGCCCACAGTCCTCTGGGCCAGGCCAATGCCTCCGTGGAGCTGTGGCTAGAGGGTGAGGCCGGGCCCGGGCCAAGcccagcaggggaggagggagcggCTCTGGTATCTGGCTGGGCCTCGCTGACCCTGGTCTCCCTGGGACAGGTGTGCAGGTGACCCTGGCTCCATCCGCCGCTGTGCCCGAGGGGACCCCCGTCACAGTGACCTGTGAAGACCCTGCTGCCCGCCCACCTGCGCTCTATGCCTGGTACCACAATGCCCACTGGCTGCAGGAGGGGCCAGCCGCGGCCCTCTCGTTCCCGGCGGCCACACGGGCTCACGCGGGTGCCTACTCCTGCCAGGTCCAGGACGCCCAGGGCACCCGCAGCTCCCGGCCCACTGCCCTGCAAGTCCACTGTGAGCCGGGGTCCTTGGCTGGGGGTGCCGAGGCTGAGAGCGGGCGGAGGGCACTTCTGGGCCTTCGTGGGGGTGGACGCAGGACTGTAGCGGACCTCAGAATGGGCAGTTGGGAAAAGAAGGACACAGGTGATGAGAAAAGAGACCCTAGAGTCCTGTGAACCCTGCCTGGGGGAAGCTGCCCACGAGGTGTCACTTCGAGGAAGTGACCTTTTGTCCAGAGGCTTCAGCCTCCCCAGTGCCAGGCAGGTAGGCCGTGGATGGTCCAGGGGTTCCCAACAAGGCCTCCAACTATGTGCTGTCATGTCCCCAGATGCCCCTCGGGATGTTGTCCTGTCATCCTTTCGGGACTCCAGAGTCAGCTCCATGGCCGTGGTGCAGTGTACTGTGGACAGCGAGCCACCCGCTGAGCTGGCCCTGTCCCGCGATGGCAAGGTGCTGGTCACCAGCCCTGGGGTCCACGGCTTGGCATCCGGGACAGGCCACGTCCAGGTGGCCCGCAATGCCCTGCGGCTGCAGGTGCAAGACGTACCCTCAGGTGACAAGGACACCTACGTGTGCACGGCCCACAACTTCCTGGGCTCAGTCAGCACCACAGGGCAGCTGCAGGGAGAAGGTGAGTGGGCGAAGGGGGCGGAGAGGGGGCTCGGGCACGGCGGGGCCATGTTTATATGAGGCATGGCGCTCCCCCAACAGGGCCTGGCTGACCAGAATGGGTAGCTAGAGCCCTGCCCCATCTGACAGCAGCGGCACAGCTCTCCCTGGAGGCAGGTGCGCAGTCTGAGGGGAAGAAACGGCCTCACCCTTGGAGCGGTCCCTGCAGGCGTGGAGCTGTAGCAGGACACCTTGGGTGCAGGGGAGACAGTACCCCGTCCTCACAGAacccaggctggggaggaggcacaGACCTGCCCTGGGGAAGcctggggtgggaagagagacaCAACCCTACCTTTAGGGGGCTCAGTGTGAGGGATGACGTGGAGCCCCACCTTTGGGGAGTCCCATCTGAGAGCAAGATATAGCCCCATCCATCAGAAAGCCCAGTTTGTTAAGAGAGACACACAACCCTGTCCCGGAGGTCCCCAGTGCAAGAGATCTCAGTCTTATGGGAGAGACAATCTCACCTTTGGGGGGCCCAAATCAGAACAGACCTTCCCATAATGCACCGAGGCCTCTCAGATGCCCAGATGCCACCCAGAGGCTCCCTGACCGCCTCCTGGTCCTCGGCCTGCAGGCGTGCGTGTGGTGGCCGAGCCGGGGCTGGACGTGGCTGAGGGTGCACCGCTGAACCTGAGCTGTCGCCTCGCTGGTGGTCCCGGGCCCATGGGCAACTCCACCTTCGCTTGGTTCTGGAATGGCCAGCGACTACACGTGGAGCCTGGGCCCACCCTTGTCTTTGCCCACGTGGCCCGCGCCCAAGCCGGGGCGTACCACTGCCAGGCTAAGCTCCCCAGTGGGGCCACAACTTCTGCTCCAGTCATGCTCCGTGTGCTGTGTGAGTAGAAAcacccccctctgcccctggcctcaGTCTGCCCGAatctcccctgcccacctcaggTCCTCCTCTTCTGTCTGCAAAGAGCCAAGACTCCACAGGAGTGGAGACCTGGGTTGGAGAACTCCCGCTGACTGCTTGTGGGACCTTGCACATCCCTGCCTGGCTTTCCTCACGTGTAAAATATCAGCCCCCTCGCCCCGTGAGGAGTATGGAGAGCGAGTGCACCCGGAGTGCTGGGTCCCTGCTCCATCCCTCATCCAGGCCCCTCTCAGCATCAGCCAGCTATGGCTGCAGTAACAAGCTACTCCAAAATATGGAGCTTCAAACAACAGCCGTCGTGTTTGCTCACAATTCTGGGGGTCAGCAACTCAGGCCGGGCGTTGCTGGGCAGGTCTTCGGTGGTCTCACCGCATGTGGCTGCTGTCGTCCAGTTGCTGAGCTGAAGCGAGATGGTGGAGGATGGCTGCATCCTCGTGGCTGGCAGCTGGGACTGGCCTGGGCTTCCCACATGGTTGTGTTTGTAGGAGGGCAGAAGCAGTGAGGCCCCTTGAGGCCTAGCCCTGAAGTCACATAATGTCACTTCTGCTTTCCAGTGGTTAGAGCAAGTCACAGATCAAAGAGTGGAGGAATAGGCTCTTATCTGTTAGTGCAGCGAGCTGCAGGGTCATCCTGTGTGGGGCCCGGGAGGGGAGGAATTGGCACTGGTTTTCTGCAATCATCATGCCCCTCTGTGTTCCCACAGACCCTCCCAAGATGCCCACCATGACGGTCTTCGTGGAGCCTGAGGGTGGCATCCAGGGCATCCTGGACTGCCGAGTGGACAGCGAGCCCCTAGCCAGTCTGAGCCTCCACCTCGGCAGTAGGCTGGTGGCCTCTAGCCAGCCCCACAGGGCTCCTGCAGAACCACACATCCGTGTCACGGCCACCGCCAATGCCCTGAGGGTGGACATGGAGGAGCTGAGGACCAGTGACCAGGGCGAATACGTGTGCTTTGCCTCCAATGCCCTGGGCTCTGCGTCTGCTTCTACCTACTTCGGAACCAGAGGTGGGGGGGTCCATCTCCCAGGCCCCTCTGTAGAGAGGCCTAGCTCTCCCGTCCAAAGGCTTCCTTCTGAGGTCTTCCCTGAATCCTTTCTGCTGTAGTCAGTTTATCCGACTAGTCTAGACTGGTTGCTTGAAGCGCCGTTGCGTGGGAAAGCTTCTGAGATAAAGTGAGGGCTAGAATAGTTTTCATCTTGGGGGGGGGCATTGGAGGCCTGGATCCATAGCTGCCCCCTGAGTCTCACCCTTGTATTCCAGCCTTGCACCGCCTGAGTCTGTTCCAGAAGCTACTCTGGgtcctggggctgctggtgggCCTCCTCTTCCTGTTGTTGGGCCTGGGGGCCTGGTATGCCTGGAGGTGGGTTCAGAGCTGGGGGGTGGATGGGGTTACCttgccctccccccttcccctcaacATTCCCTCATGTCTCTCTTACCAGATGCACAGGCTCCATACTTCCTAGCCTGACCCTCTTCCTCCCACTGCTCCAAATTTGGGAATTGCTTCTAGAATCACCTTTAAATCCATCTtgctgtagttttctttctttatctggaCCCCACCTGTGTAAAGAAAGGgctgggaggaaaggaagaaagataaggTCCCCCACTCCCCACAAGGCTCCCACTGCTCTGTTCAGTGAGCAGTCTGGGGCTAAGGACTTGGGGTCGGGGGAGGGAATGGGGGTAGGCAGGGGGAGGGTAGAGGCCTTCTGAGTCCAATCTTGTTGTTGCAGGAGGCATTTTTATAAGCTGAGCATGGGTGAGAATTTGGTGGAGATGACTTCTCCGAAGGAGACCATGCAGGTATCCATCCGCCATGCGGGCCCAGGCAGACACGATGCCCGGCTAACCCACCTTGCAGGGCTGGCACCTAGAGACCGCTCTCATATATAGGATGGCCCCTGGGACTAGGGGGAGACTGGGGAGAGAATACAGAAAACCAGGGACCCCTGGAAAGACAGGGAAGCCACATTCTAAATGGAGCACCCAACAGTCACGTGTTTGCTCGCCGGGGACTTCGGGCATACAGTAGGCCAGTGTGACTGCTGGCTTCTCTGTGGGAGCTGCTGGTGGGGTGACTGGGGCAGACGTTCTGAACGTAGCAGTTTCACTTCAACTTCCAAGACACATCTTGGAACACAGAACCCCACCTGTGTTTTGggttctctcttccccactccagAGTGTGCCCATCATCTGGGCGGGGGTGAAAGTCTGTTTTCCCTTCCCTGTGATGTGTCCCCTTCTGCAGATCATCCAGTGGGTGGGCCAGGGCTCGCAGCCTCATTGCCATCCAGGCACAGGCTCACCAGTCCCCTTGGGACCCCCACCCAAGGATTGGGGTCTAGGGAATGCCCTCCAGAGTTTGAGGTCAGGGAATGAGAGCTCCCAGAGTCCTCCTTGTAACCAGAATTTTCTCTGCGGGAAGCTCATTGATCCTGATGCAGCCACAGGTGGGACCTTGTCCCGTGCTCTGCCCCTGGGCTGACCTGTGACACTGTCTACCCTCAGGAGGAGGAGGTCACCAGAAACTGTGATGACTTGAGCTTCATGAACAAGGCTGCGTTGAATCCCGACTGCCTCTGTGGAAACAACTCTACAACATCTGATTTTCAATGACCTGGTTCCAAACCTCTTGCCAAGAAAAATGGGCGTTGAGAGTAGAGGTGAACCCTAATTTACCCAGGAGGGTGATGACCCTGGGGCACTCTGAGGAGAAACGAGTCATGCTCATGTTGTCtacttgtcttttccttttctctggatCTGATCTCTCCCTTTATCTTCCAATGGACTGCCCCTCACATCTTTTTCCTCCAAGCCCACCCTGGACTTTTTGGATGGGTTAGAAAAGAAGAGGAGCTTCCTATATCCTCACAGGCTGGCAAAAGCACTCTGTAGTAACTGGAATAGAAGTTAGGCTGCTCTAACAAGAGACCAAATACAGTAACTTCAACAtgagggaattttatttttctctcccataCTAATCTGGGTATGCTATGGTAGTTTAAGGTGTCAGAATACTGGATCCTTCTATCTTATTTTTCTCCAACCCTGAAATGTTACCTTTGATTGTGAGGTTCATGGTGGCCCCACTGTGTTCACATTCCCTCCAGCAAGAAGAGGAAGTTGAAGGCACACCCATTCCCATTGTGGACACAACCCAGAAGTTGCGGGTCATTTCCACTCACTCCCCATTGGCTA is part of the Neomonachus schauinslandi chromosome 10, ASM220157v2, whole genome shotgun sequence genome and harbors:
- the SIGLEC1 gene encoding sialoadhesin, whose product is MDFLFWLLQLVLATSTGLSSWSVSSPQDVKGVEGSCLIIPCVFSFPADVEVTHGITAIWYYDYSGKRLVVSHTENPELVDAHFRGRAQFLGNREHKMCSLLLKELQPEDSGSYNFRFEISEGNRWSDVKGTLVTVTETPKTPTIASLADLREGMEASFNCSTPYVCPEEHISLQWQGQDLKRSVTSSFQNLRPTGISHLGILHMALSWQDHGRTLHCELSVAKQKTQSEILLQVQYAPRGVEILFSPSGRNILPGDLVVLTCQVNSSYPEVSSVHWVKDGTQLQVQGRMLRLSQATWGDAGVYTCRAENGVGSSVSPPISLHIFTAEVQVSPTGPILENQTVTLTCNTPKEAPSELTYNWYKNHVLLEDAHSHTLQLHSATRADTGFYVCELRNAYGRERSGPVSVVVSHPPLVPELTAFLETQEGLVGILHCSVISEPLATLVLSHNGLILASTPGEGDHSSRFSVFSTPNSLNLEIRNLGPADSGEYTCSATNTLGNSTSTLDFHAKVVHLLISPAAEVVEGQGVTLSCKTGLSPSPNIRFSWYRNGALLLEGSSSSLQLSAASSTDAGSYYCQAKDGHSASGPSSPAILTVLYAPRLPMFTAQLEPDAAGDGVRRQGLLLCRVDSNPPAQLRLLHGDHVVASSLPLGCGGCSRRLRVTRAPNLLRVEIGDPVLEDEGVYLCEASNALGNASASATFDAQATVLVITPSHTLQEGTGANLTCSVSRGARGPANFSWFRNGGLWAQGPLETMTLLPVARSDAALYACRILAEAGAQLSAPVVLSVLYPPDPPKLSALLDVGQGHVAVFICTVDSRPVARLALFHGERLLATSLGPLLPFHGRLQVKATANSLQLEVRDLSLGDSGSYRCEATNVLGSTNTSLFFQVRGAWVQVSPSPELQEGQAVVLSCQVPTGVLEGTSYLWYQDGQPLPESNSATLRFAAITLSQAGAYHCQAQAPGSATMSLAAPVSLHVSYAPRQATLTTLMDTGPGRLGLLLCRVNSDPPAHLRLLHGDHLVASTLQGAGELASSSPRLQVAVAPSRLRLEIHGAVLEDEGVYTCQANNTLGQASASATFDAQAVSVQVWPRAIVQEGQLVNLTCLVWTANLTQLTYTWYRDGQQRPGAHSILLPNVTVTDAASYRCGVVTPGQAPHLSRPVTLDVLYAPRSLRLTYLLESRGGRLAQVLCTVDSRPPAQLALSRAGRLLASSTTASVPNALRLELWEPGPSDEGLYSCSAHSPLGQANASVELWLEGVQVTLAPSAAVPEGTPVTVTCEDPAARPPALYAWYHNAHWLQEGPAAALSFPAATRAHAGAYSCQVQDAQGTRSSRPTALQVHYAPRDVVLSSFRDSRVSSMAVVQCTVDSEPPAELALSRDGKVLVTSPGVHGLASGTGHVQVARNALRLQVQDVPSGDKDTYVCTAHNFLGSVSTTGQLQGEGVRVVAEPGLDVAEGAPLNLSCRLAGGPGPMGNSTFAWFWNGQRLHVEPGPTLVFAHVARAQAGAYHCQAKLPSGATTSAPVMLRVLYPPKMPTMTVFVEPEGGIQGILDCRVDSEPLASLSLHLGSRLVASSQPHRAPAEPHIRVTATANALRVDMEELRTSDQGEYVCFASNALGSASASTYFGTRALHRLSLFQKLLWVLGLLVGLLFLLLGLGAWYAWRRHFYKLSMGENLVEMTSPKETMQLIDPDAATGGTLSRALPLG